In the Phaseolus vulgaris cultivar G19833 chromosome 7, P. vulgaris v2.0, whole genome shotgun sequence genome, one interval contains:
- the LOC137829218 gene encoding uncharacterized protein, whose amino-acid sequence MTNLPIQKVLQKPDVAGRMVRWVVELSEFDIQYEPRGSIKGQVYADFVAELSPRGDPQEAELGSQWVLSVDGSSNQQGSGVGIILEGPNGVLIEQALRFAFKASNNQAQYEALIVGMLLAKEMGAQSLLAKSDSQLVTGQVKGEYQAKDPQMSAYLRYIEVLKRAFAVFELVHVPREQNARADLLAKLASSSKGVRQRTMIQETLKTPRKFVVDNRVDVLHVSRARGNPRNHRSLSQDTARAPCISTYAASPEEGKGVQVCALEEGDTWMTPYRRYLADGILPAEPEEGKKIKRNATRLEKAKGAWAEEVPRIVWAYHTTPQSSTMETPFSLVYGSNAMIPMEIHESSPRFLGFVAEESNEERKVNLDLIGEAREEAKIKAEAVKRKVERQYSSKVKLRQFQVGDLVMRKAHPYELENKLSPKWTGPFRVTKAKGNGSYKLETLEGGPIPRSWNAANLKFYFS is encoded by the exons atgacaaacctccccatCCAAAAGGTACTTCAAAAGCCAGATGTGGCAGGGAGGATGGTTCGTTGGGTGGTAGAACTATCGGAGTTCGATATCCAGTATGAACCcagggggtccatcaaagggcaagtctacgCTGACTTCGTGGCAGAACTTTCACCAAGGGGAGACCCTCAAGAGGCGGAGTTAGGGTCACAGTGGGTACTCTCAGTGGACggatcttccaaccagcaagggagtggcgtTGGGATAATCTTGGAGGGACCtaacggagtgttgatagaacaagctttacgcttcgccttcaaggcaagcaacaaccaggcgcagtacgaggcgttgatcgttgggatgcttttggctaaagaaatgggtgcGCAGAGCCTcctggcaaagagtgactcccaattggtcacaggacaagtaaaAGGGGAGTACCAGGCAAAGGATCCACAGATGTCTGCGTACTTAAGGTACATCGAAGTGTTGAAGAGAGCCTTCGCTgtgtttgagctggtgcatgtccccagggagcaaaatgccagagctgacctgctcgccaagctggccagctcaagCAAGGGGGTAAGGCAGAGGACTATGATCCAAGAGACCCTCAAAACGCCGCGAAAATTTGTTgtagacaacagggtggatgttcTTCACGTTAGTAGAGCAAGAGGAAATCCACGGAACCATCGCTCCTTGAGTCAAGATACGGCGAGGGCACCCTGCATCAGCACTTACGCGGCCTCGCCAGAAGAAGGAAAGGGTGTACAGGTATGTGCTTTGGAGGAAGGCGACACAtggatgaccccttacaggCGATACCTAGCGGACGGAATCCTCCCAGCAGAACCAGAAGAAGGcaagaagattaagaggaaCGCCACAAG AttagagaaggctaaaggggcgtgggcagaagaagtaccaaggatcgtatgggcttaccacaccacgcctcaatcttccaccatggagacgcctttcagcctagTGTATGGATCGAATGCCATGATCCCAATGGAGATCCACGAGAGCTCGCCTCGTTTCCTAGGATTCGTGGcagaagagtccaacgaagaaaggaaggTGAACCTAGATCTGATAGGCGAAGCCAGAGAAGAGGCGAAAATCAAGGCCGAGGCTGTGAAAAGAAAAGTGGAGCGTCAatacagctctaaggtgaagctgcgacaattccaggttggtgatttggtcatgaggaaggctcacccgtACGAgttagagaacaagttgtctcccaagtggactggaccgttcagagtaaCCAAAGCTAAGGGAAATGGTTCGTATAAGTTAGAGACTCTAGAAGGaggccccatcccacgtagttggaatgcggctaatttgaagttttatttcagttga